The genomic DNA ACCCGGCGCTGCTTGGCCCTTGTAGGGTTTACGAGTGAGAACTCGTAGACCCGGACCCTTCAGCATCAATGTGCGTGACATCGTCCGACGCCCGGGCGAGATGCGCGAAACCCAACGTGAAGTGACCCTTGCCGAAAAATGGGGAGAAGGATTGGTGTGGGTGCCCGCATCGTCCGATATCGCCCTAGACGTGCGTTTGGAATCGGTGCACGAGGGAATCCTCGTGACCGGAACCGCAACAGGACGGTACGAGGGAGAGTGCAGTCGCTGCCTCAAAGAGATCGACGCGCCTGTCGAAGTCGAGATTCAAGAGCTTTTCGCGTACCCTGGTGGGGAAGCGAACGACTTCGAGGTTCAAGACGACCACGTGGATCTTGAAACTCTGGTCAGGGATGCAACTGTCCTTTCGCTTCCGTTCCAGCCGGTATGCCGGCCAGACTGCCCCGGGTTAGATCCCATAACGGGCGAGCGTTTGGCTGATAATTCCGGTGCGGCACCGCGCGAAACCCTCGATCCACGCTGGGCGGCGTTAGCGGAGTTGGCATCGGAGCAGGCTGATGGCTTGTCTGATGACGAGCCCACACCCCAGACCTAAGAACGAAAAGAGAAGACCATGGCAGGTAACCCCCCGAAGCGGAAAGTTTCGCGCTCCAACACTCGCTCGCGTCGCGCGCAGTGGAAGGCCGATCCCATCGCTCTCGTAAAGACCGTTGAAAACGGCAAGACGGTCTACAGCCGTCCCCACCAGGCAAAGGTCGTCACGGACTCACAGGGAACTGAACTGTTCCTGGAGTACAACGGCCGCAAGGTCGCAGACGTCTGAATCCGTCAATGACGGATGCTCCGGTGGATAACACCGAACTTCTGAACAAGCTCGGGGTCGATATCGACCCCGAGCTTGTCTCGTTGGCGCTGACTCACCGCTCCTATGCGTACGAGCACGGCCAGATCCCACATAACGAACGGCTTGAGTTCCTCGGCGATTCCGTGCTGGGCCAAGCGGTCACGGTGATGCTCTACAAGACGCATCCTGACCTTGACGAGGGATCGCTGGCGAAACGTCGTGCTGCCGTTGTATCAACTGTTGCACTGGCCGAAGTCGCTCGCACGATCGGGCTCGGCCGTTTCATCCGCCTAGGGCGCGGTGAAGAGCTCACGGGTGGGCGCGATAAGGACTCAATCCTCGCCGACACCACTGAGGCACTCATTGGCGCGAGTTTTCTGTCGGCCGGAGCGGATGCGGCGTCTGCCCTCGTGCTGCGGCTCATTGATCCGCTTCTCGCTGACCCAGATCGCTATGGCGCCGCGATGGATCCCAAAACCAGCCTTCAAGAGCTTGTGGCCCACCATCATCTTTCGGCGCCCGTCTACTCCGTGACGGCTTCGGGACCCGACCACGACCGATTCTTCACTGCAACTGTGACTACCGAGGCCGTGTCAGCATCGGGCACGGGCTCGAGCAAGAAGACCGCGGAGATGGCGGCGGCTCTGGCTGCGTGGCACGAACTCAGCGGTCGTGCCTGAACTTCCCGAAGTCGAGGTCGTGAGATCGGGGCTTGAACCCGCACTCTCGGGCGCCAGCATCGTTGCTGTCGAAGTACTCGATGCGCGCGCCCTGACCCGGCATCCGGGGACTGCTGTCGATTTTGAAGCAGCGTTGGCCGGATCGGTAATGGACGCCGTAGTGCGTCGAGGAAAATTTCTTTGGGTGCCACTACGGGCTCGAAATGATGCTCTTTTAGCTCACTTAGGGATGAGCGGGCAGATGTTACTTCGTGCGAGCGGCGCGCCCCGTGAG from Microbacterium endophyticum includes the following:
- a CDS encoding YceD family protein, which translates into the protein MRETQREVTLAEKWGEGLVWVPASSDIALDVRLESVHEGILVTGTATGRYEGECSRCLKEIDAPVEVEIQELFAYPGGEANDFEVQDDHVDLETLVRDATVLSLPFQPVCRPDCPGLDPITGERLADNSGAAPRETLDPRWAALAELASEQADGLSDDEPTPQT
- the rpmF gene encoding 50S ribosomal protein L32 — protein: MAGNPPKRKVSRSNTRSRRAQWKADPIALVKTVENGKTVYSRPHQAKVVTDSQGTELFLEYNGRKVADV
- the rnc gene encoding ribonuclease III, translating into MTDAPVDNTELLNKLGVDIDPELVSLALTHRSYAYEHGQIPHNERLEFLGDSVLGQAVTVMLYKTHPDLDEGSLAKRRAAVVSTVALAEVARTIGLGRFIRLGRGEELTGGRDKDSILADTTEALIGASFLSAGADAASALVLRLIDPLLADPDRYGAAMDPKTSLQELVAHHHLSAPVYSVTASGPDHDRFFTATVTTEAVSASGTGSSKKTAEMAAALAAWHELSGRA